The segment GCACCGGCAGCGCGTCAGCGTCGTCCGCGCCGGCAGAGGTCTTGGCGCCCGTGACTTCCACTAAACCAGGAAGCGCCCGGACGTGGTCCCAGTGCTGGTGCGTCGTGGCGATCAGGGCCAGCCTCGGTGTGGCCGTAGTGTCCGCGGCCGAGGCCCCGATCATTTGCTGGATCGCTGGAAGGTCGTCGGCGGCGTCGATCAGGATCTGCGCACCACTTCCCTTAGCGGTGAGCAGGTACACGTTGTTGTTCATCTCGCTGACCGAGATACGCCGGACGGTGATGTCACGCAGTGAATGAATGAGTGAGTCCATTCGTCCACTTTACGGAACCAGCGCGGCTTAGCGATTATTCGCGGCCCTGCGAAACCCAGGTGGGATCCGCGGACCGTGAGCCGACGACGGCGTCCGCAGCGCCGTCGAGCACGTCCAGTTGGGCGGCACTCATCACGAGCGACAGGGCGCCCAGGTTCTCGTCGATCCGGTGCGCCTTGCGCGTGCCGGGGATGGGGACCACGCTGAGCTTAAGGCGGTGGCCCTGGGCGAAAAGCCACGCCAAAGCCACCTGGGCGGGAGTTGCATCCCGGCCAGTGCTCTGCGACAGCTCAGCGGCCACGGAGCGCACGGCGGCAACAACCGCCTGGTTCGCGTCAAGGGCTCCGTCGGCAAAACGGGGGATGCGGTGCCGGAAGTCGTTCTCGCCGAGTTGCTCGGCGTTGACGGTCCCGGTCAGAAACCCCCGGCCAAGCGGCGAATAGGGCACGAAGCCCACTCCCAACTCGGCTGCAGCCGGGACGACGTTGCGTTCAACGTCCCGGCTCCAGATTGACCATTCGCTCTGCACGGCGGCGATCGGGTGCACCGCGTTGGCTTCCCTTAGCTCCTCGGCCGTCACTTCCGACAAGCCCAGGTGCCGGACCTTGCCCGCCCGGACAAGCTTCGCCATGGCCTCCACGGTTTCCACAATCGGAACGCGGAGGTCGCGGCGGTGCATGTAGTAGAGGTCGATGACATCAGTGCCCAGGCGGCGGAGGCTCGCTTCCGCCGCCTGGGTCACGTAGGCGGTATCTCCGCGGACATCGGTGTAGCCATCCCGCGGATTGCCCACGATTCCGAACTTGGTAGCCAGCTGGACCTCGTCGCGGCGATCTTTCAACAGTTTGGCGATCAGTTCCTCGTTCTCGCCCGCGCCGTAAATATCCGCCGTATCGATGAAGCTGATGCCGGCGTCTACGGCATGATGCAGTGTCCTGAGGGATTCGGCGGGGTCCACCTCGCCGTACACGGGGGTCAACGCCATTCCGCCGAATCCGAGGGGGCTCACGGTCAGGCCGTCGCCGAGGTGTGCCGTCGTGGTTTCCGGGCTCATGGTTGTCTCCTTCGCCGAGTGGTCATCTCATTGCTGGCAACTCCGCGGGGCGGGGGAGTATTCCGCACGCCCCGGCTCAAAGCTCGGCTGGCTCGGCCACTTCATCATGCTTCTCCGAGGGAAGCACCTTCAATCCTGCTGCGCAACCCACGATTCCCGCGATGAAGAGCAGCTTGAGCGGGCTGGGGGGTTCGACGCCGGTGGCCATCGCCCAGCCGACCGTGAGCGCAGCGCCGATCCCCACCCAAACGGCGTAGGCCGTGCCAAGGGGAATGCGCCCGACTGCGATACTGAGGCCGATCATGCTGAGGGTCGCCGTGACGGCGAAGACGGCGGTGGGGATAGCTTGGCTGAATCCGTTGGACAGGCCGAGGGCCGTCGCCCACACCGCTTCGAGCACGGAGGAGGCCAATAAAACGGCCCATGCGAACTTGGCGGACATTGCTACGCCACCACTTTCAAGCCGACCACGCACACACCGATACCCGCGAGCAGCAGCAGGCGGGCCGCCGTCGGGCGCTCAACTTT is part of the Arthrobacter methylotrophus genome and harbors:
- a CDS encoding aldo/keto reductase translates to MSPETTTAHLGDGLTVSPLGFGGMALTPVYGEVDPAESLRTLHHAVDAGISFIDTADIYGAGENEELIAKLLKDRRDEVQLATKFGIVGNPRDGYTDVRGDTAYVTQAAEASLRRLGTDVIDLYYMHRRDLRVPIVETVEAMAKLVRAGKVRHLGLSEVTAEELREANAVHPIAAVQSEWSIWSRDVERNVVPAAAELGVGFVPYSPLGRGFLTGTVNAEQLGENDFRHRIPRFADGALDANQAVVAAVRSVAAELSQSTGRDATPAQVALAWLFAQGHRLKLSVVPIPGTRKAHRIDENLGALSLVMSAAQLDVLDGAADAVVGSRSADPTWVSQGRE
- a CDS encoding DMT family transporter; this encodes MSAKFAWAVLLASSVLEAVWATALGLSNGFSQAIPTAVFAVTATLSMIGLSIAVGRIPLGTAYAVWVGIGAALTVGWAMATGVEPPSPLKLLFIAGIVGCAAGLKVLPSEKHDEVAEPAEL